The genomic DNA attatttaattactaATATTTGAAGTGCCTTAATTTATTCACGAAATGATCCCGCAATCCTTTGTTTCCTTAGTTACATTATTTCTGATCTCGTTTTCttctaacaaaaataatttttttatggctAGTATAGTAATCTTATTTTAATGAATCTTCACTTTACCTTATTTATAACACATACTAATAAACATGAGCCTGACTACTTACAATTCAATATTGTCCTAATTGACtattgtaattttaattttacacGCATTGACAATTTCTCTTGCATGTGATTAAGTTGTGTCCATGCTGTCCAAGTTGACTTCGAAATGAGTTGGCATCTTGTTATGATAGCCTTGATCACATTGCAAGATCAAATTCCATATATATGGGACGTCTTTACTCATCTTTCTAATAGAGGTAATGAATAAGAGTGATCCAAATAACATTATTGGTTCAATGTGCACCTTTTTCTGACCTCATCTACTCCTAAACAATAACAATGTCATAAATGTACATTATTTGAAACAGAAGTTTGGCGGTCTAGTATTAGGGATTACGCTTCAATTAATGTGGCAAATCTCCTCCAAAATTTGTTGCCACTAACATTCCAAAGGAGCAGCAAcatgcatggctataagggaccAGGGGCAAATGCAGGATGAAGTTTTCTTGACGATTCTTGCGAAAAAGGACTAGAGGCATATGAAGGGGCATCGCCATAACTCGACAGTTCTTCCATAGCGCGGTGAGGGTTGGACCGTTGTTTTTCACAAAGATAAGGCAAGAATACTCCTACATTTTTAAAACACAAACATGTTAGTAGTTGTACATCAAGTTAGAATACTTCGATACTATGTTAGATAACCACTAAACGCTAAGATTAAGAAAAATCGTCAATCATATATGCACGTAGATTTGCGAGATCTTAATTACATACCTTCTCCAAAGGCCATGTTGAAGTAAAGTTCAATAATGTTAGGGCACTTGTGGTAACAAGCTGTTGAACAAAGCTTATTGAGAACTCGAGGGTCAAGGAGGGTATCAGAGGAAATTCCAATTGCCTTCCTATCAACACCGCATTCCTTGATGCACTCATCCGTCTCTATGTATTCAGCCATCTTCTCTACCACCACTCCTGATGTCCTGCATTCGTGTTCAACCTTTCCGCCTTTCTTAGCCATCGTCTCCAACAAGCATCGTTTCCCCAACGATGACACTGAAAATGCGCAAATCTCGTTGGGCAAATGCTCACATACAAGCTCACctgaaaattaaaaccaaacgAGATTGATTTCAAGCTAACCATGTTTAGCGATTAAAGTAATGATATTTGTGTACCTAGAGCTGCATGGATGAATAGGAAAGAGTGGAAGAGGAGCAAAGGAATAAACATGGTTGAGAAATCCGTGGTTGAACAGCCTGAAGTAATTGACTAAGAAAAAGAGATCTGGTTTACGAGAGATAAAAGGAGATTGATATGAACTATATATAGGGAGGAAACCGATTAAAAGGTTCTTAATTGTTTGTAGTATAGCTCCATACAATTTTAAGGCGTCTCTATATTTAGGACTCTAAGTATTGATATTGCAATATCTTGCTTCTTCCTGTAAAGTTCCTGAAGCAAGAAATTGTGTGTACTTAACTATGTTTAGGTCGTTCACCTGTTACCCTAAATGCACATTGATTTTTTCACTTTAAAAGTAcaatataattaataataagACGGGAAAGTATTAAATAATTATACATACACATTTTGGTGCGGGTTGGACCCCCACTAATTTCCTTTTCCCTAACAGCATATTGCATAATTTATTAACGCTATCGATCCACTAAAAAATTTATTGAGAGGCATATCTAATTCGCGCCAAACTAACCAGAAAACGTATCCCAATTCCAAGAGGTTCAAGAGGATTGGGCTTATTATGTCTTCAGGTAGTCAtaagattttttattattattattattttggttaaaATCTAGATATAGTTCAGTGCCTCTGTTTCAAGTCTAAAATGGGGTGTTATATTTCTTCTCTCTAAGTTTGATTTCCATAAATAGAAAGTTCCAAAACAATTTGTTCCTGGCACATTTTGCATAAACCAATCTGAAACCCTCAATACCGTTACATGATCTTTGTAAAGTAGTACAATTACGTTTAATATAACGTTGTATATCTCAACAAAACCCACCCACAAACAAAATGAACTCAAACTCCCCCTCTCCTTTTCCCACTTACTTAATTATTCCTCACTTAATTTACGTTAATATATAATTCAAAAGAAACTATATGCAGAAACTACACAGCATGATTACATAGGACTAGGAGCAGCTCCAGGTTCAAACGCCTCGGAAGGAGGAAGTGATTCTTCCTCAGAAGGGGGATATGCTACACTCAACCTTGATGGTACTTGAGAGCCGTAGGGACAGGGGGCGGCCTCGCCGGAGCTCATAAGCGCGATCATGGCACGGTGAGGGTTGGAACGTTGCTTGTCACAGAGATCGGGCAAGAATACTCCTGCATTTGTCAAAACATATAATTAAGTTCCATATATTAGTTTTATGTTACATTGTGATTAACATATATAAGTTTTTACTTACGTACAATGATATGCCTACTATACTATTGTTGTAAAAATTGATTGCGTAATTAACATATGATAAAATATAAGAATGTTTTATATACCAGTTGTATGTAAGAATATTTGGTTCAATCAGAGGCCTTCATGCATCATCAAAGTTATTAAATTGTACGATAGTGAAAGGGggaaattttgattgaattagAAGAAAATCCATCACAAGGAAGGTATCATAATGCCatctgtggagccaaaaataatcacaaggcgacacatggatttttggtaaaaatgacAAAGTTACCCCTGAGACACATCGGTTGTTCTACGCAcaagcagtggacaatcattcTTTAATCAAACCAagagtgtccaaaataggtaacaaattccaaattatctcatccatcctcatcttaggtaattacttcataacctacaaattattccatataaatggagattaattggctaattaatggattaattcctaatttatccattaatcaccaattaaatcactcattttcacacaaaaaacctctaagggccggccacctccattccctatatatatgaccctattttctctaaaagctaAGTCCACACTCTTGtaaaactccaaaaactctccaaacactttttctctctaaattctaattttggcatcagaggttctttggccaaagccccccccccccccccaaattcatcgtgggcgcgtgacgctcttggccttaacctaaggtgttaattgttttgtaggtgcaattttgtccaatatcaagaaggtggaaatttgcatccacaaattggtgctttcattgagagttgaaattcacactcaaagaagactctcgcataaaaaagattttttctctattttctagtccacttgtatttttcatacattcttattattagaattttttatttgcaaagattctttgataaaatgaaaaagataaatacaatggctagaaatttagaaaactctatgagtgaaaattccaatataaAAGAAATGGGACCACAGCAATCCACACTAAATGTGATCCTCGGGGGAGCGGCACCACGACCACAAGGTTCCACCATGGGAACCACCGCGGTGGCCACCCGCGGCGAGGTCCATGGCACCACTACCACGGCCCAAGCCGTGCCACCAAAGCAAGCCCAAGCCGTGTTATCCAAGGCTCATGGCACCAAGGCCATGacccaagccatgtcactccaaGCCCTAGCCTCGCACCCACGTGCATCACACGCCGAGCAGCCCACTCTCGTGGCCCAACCTGCTCCCATCAAGCAGCCTACTCCCGCTGAACAGTTTGctctcgtggcccagcctgctccggTGGTCCAACCTGCACTCACCGAGCAGCCTACtcccgtggcccagcctgctcccgcAGCCCAATTTGCTCCCATGGTcttccaagcagcccaaatcggTCCAAGACTAGTTCAACCGTCCCGGCTCCAAATTTCCGGACCGATGATCAAACCGGgagcattttcaccatatttttctGCGGATTTGACGTTTCCTAGCTCAAATCTCGCATTCaaagtctaccacacttccactgctcaaggagaaacattccttccaagctcttctaatccaatggcgaacaacacttgtctcgacaagtcatagagttgacgagcgccctAGCACAGCAGACaaccttggtgaaccagctcttGCAACGCACGAAGATGCAACGTGTTCCAAATGAGGTGTCCCGAAgaaggacaagggcagacgaagaACTTCTCCAGCAGTGTCTCAACAAGCAGCCACTCGACCTGCCACGAATCGAGCGTTTCGGCAAAGTACACTCCTGATTAAGCCCCCGAGATAGCATATACTCCCATCGTAGAGCGTggaggagcgtgcactctcgaCTAGGCCCACGAACGAGCATACACTCACGGTTAgggccacactccgataatcaGCATGAGCAGTCTTCCAAACAAAGTGTTCATTCATGGCTAGGCCCGCAAGGATCATCATTCATatcacatcggagtaggcagcatGACGGGaggagagaagcagtcactcaatccggctcaagttcaaccagcagcCTGCGAAATCCCTCACCTGCTAGGAATCCACCATATGCACTGCTGCCGCGGCAGAGATAAGCCGAGCACGTAGAATAGCAGCCTAGACCAGCAGGTCAAGACTAGGGCAGCTGAGAGCTCTGCCActcccaacaaaggcaaattcaagaagaagtcgAAAGGCTCTTGACCAAGCAATTGCGTAATTTCCCGCGCAACGAAGCTATTAACAAGGCGCTCCAATAAGACATAACCAACATGAGCGAGTCATCTTTCAATGACAAGATCGAGCAGACAAGACTACCCCACATAGATTGTCGGATATAAAGACAACCTCTGCTCTGACAAACGCAGCAACTTAGCCTAATGGCGCGCCGGGCGCAGACGAGTACCAGAAGGGCACACCAGCCCAACTACCAAAAACCGGGGGCAGGCTAAGGATTATTTCGGTTGTCCCAGTAATCCATGTTTCCTCAGGTGCACTCACAACAATGATTTccatgctctccagtgtgagagggtaaactaattgctttccagtgcgagagggtaaaccaattccccgacacccatatgggtctacTCTCAAGtgcgaaaggataaactaattgctctccagtgcgagagggtaaaccaattccccgacaccccaAAATGatctgctctccagtgcgagaggataaaccaattgctctccagtgcaagagggtaaaccaattccccgacaccccaaaagggtatgctctccagtgcgaaaggataaactaattgctctccagtgcaagagggtaaactaattgctttccaatgtgagagggtaaactaaatccccgacacccatctgggtaagctctctagTGTCAGAAAGCCACATAGCTCAAAAAATCGAATGCTTGAAGATCAACTAAGcaacaaatgttgaaaaatcaaactcaagcagtttcctcattttcAGCATGCAGCCTAGACGTGGCAGCCCAAACAATTGCCTATTCCACGCCACCTCTTCAGCCCATAccgaaccaatccttagcttcaATCAAGCCGAGTTGCTCAAGCAATGGCCCTTGCCACATCACCTCATTGGCCTATGCCAAGCCAACTCCTAACCTCTGCCAGCCGACGTACCGCACCACCCCGATGACTGCCACCCAAGAAGAATACaagaaaaaattaagtttttattacATTGGTGCAGcacggagaagacgaagaaagcaacgaaagacggtcCTTTGCAcaggcaagatgtagaagattgctagagaagggggaacaaatatcctctaagctctttctctctctctctcttgtagggtagaataaatcactctccaaagttgatttaataacccacttaaggtggacttaaataggctttgagagaaatttattttcctttcctagaaggatctaatttcatattaaaaagGGAATCTAGATCAAAACATGAAGCAATCCTAAGTTTCCTagagcaagaagatctctacacctgctgccatTTCCTATGAGCAACCcagcaggtgtgggggcatttgtggagccaaaaataatcacaaggcgacacgtggatttttggtaaaaaggACAAAGTTACCCCTGAGACACACCGGTTGTCCTAAGCATGAGCAGTGGacactcattctttaatcaagccaagagtgtccaaaataggtaacaaattccaaattatctcatccatcctcatcttaggtaattacttcataacctacaaattattccatataaatggagattaattggctaattaatggattaattcctaatttatccattaatcaccaattaaatcacccattttcacacaaaaaacctctaagggccggccacctccattccctatatatatgaccctattttctctaaaaagctaagtCCACACTCTTGTAAAACTCctaaaactctccaaacaatttttctctctaaattctaactttggcatcagaggttcttcggccaaagcccccccccccattcatcgtgggcgcgtgaggctcttggccttaacctaaggtgttaattgttttgtaagtgcaattttgttcaagatcaagaaggcagaaatttgcatccacaccaTCAACAtgacagaaaaagaaaaccaaaccaTACCAAAGTGAAGCATATTCCTTGGCAACCTTTTCATATATGGCCAAAATTCTTCTCGGTTTTTCTAATTCACTAGTACCCATTTTTAAATATCTGAGTTAAGACCGTGAAAATATAACCGAACTATTTAACACACGGGTGCATCTTTTACACCAGTATTATTAGAGAATTTTCGAACTATTGTACTCTACTTTGTTTTAATATTCGTCCTAAAAATAAGAGTGGGAATATTGTTTTAGCTAGGTGTGACAAAACAATCATTGTTACTCACTTGGAACcactaaataaaattaatcgaaaaaaaaaaagaagatgaaattaATCAAGgatttatgaaaatattcttACCCTCTCCGCCATCCAAATTGAAGTAAAGGTCAGCAATGTTGGGGCACTTTTGGTAACAAGGAGCGGAGCAAAGCTTAGCCATGAACTGAGGCTCAAGGAGGGTATCAGATGAAATCCCAACAGACTTCCTATCAATCCCACAAGCCTGCACACACTGATCTGTCTCTATGTACCCAACCACTCCCTCCACCACAACTTCTGATGTCCTGCACCGGTACTCTATGCTTCCATCTTTCTTGGACATGGTCTCTAACAAGCACCTTTTTTCGGCCGACGACACCTAAAATGCACAAACATCGTTTGGCAAATTCTCACatataaactcacctgaaaaaaatatatatcaaatcatgTTTAACTTAAAACCGTGTTTATTTAACAAGTTAAAGATCAATCTTGCATAGAAAACTAAGCAGAATACACACTGTCCAACTAACCTAGAACTGCATTGATGGAGAGGAGGAACGAGAGGAAGAGAACGAAGAACCTGGTGGAAACCGCCATGTACGGTGGATTTGCGATTAGGGTTTTATGATCTAATGTTGGATTTTGTTGGACAAAAAAGAACTCAAAAGAAAGATTTGTTTGTGAGATTAGTGGAAGGGTGAAGTGTGGATTTATGAGGAGGTGGCGGTTATGAACTACAAACAACAAAAGGTAACGACTAGCTATATATAGAGATAGACAACGTTGAACTATAAGGCGTCCTCTATATTCATGAGACGCGTTTGCAACCTTTCAGGTTGCTGAAACTATACGTCTACGGTTCTCTATCAATTTTTCTGTTTGGAGCAGATTTGTCATTGGTTCTATtttctgactttttttttttggatcttttgatataggcacctcaattttgaattttctagatcAAACATTCATGCAttttagtgatttgattaaactttttttgtcaCAATTTTGGTGACatatgcacattatattgtaacaaatttcctataatctagccttttgattacactcgataattgtaaaaataaaaataaaaaataaaaaagttggttagattcaaaattattttcacaataatgctacaatttagcaataattatctactatttaagatattttctttccaaaatagtttaaaatatttgtaaATTCCCCAAAATCAAACATACCGAATTGCAAATAAACGTACCATAGTTGCAAATAAACGTatcaattaatgatttttgtaaattcaaacgtacctgcagataatatatacgtaatgtattatacttaataataattcatcaacaactatacttaaaaaaacagcaaaaaaatttgaaaaaattacacggagcttttatgttgatcactaactatttgaaaaagaaaaaaccatttggaaaaagaaataatattacatgtttgcataacaaaaaaaaaattgtgatcgACAAAACATATttagaagaagagaaaatatagtttaattacaaatatctccactaaataaggaaaagtgcatcatgcagataaaaagataaattcaaaaattattttaat from Pyrus communis chromosome 17, drPyrComm1.1, whole genome shotgun sequence includes the following:
- the LOC137721843 gene encoding uncharacterized protein yields the protein MFIPLLLFHSFLFIHAALGELVCEHLPNEICAFSVSSLGKRCLLETMAKKGGKVEHECRTSGVVVEKMAEYIETDECIKECGVDRKAIGISSDTLLDPRVLNKLCSTACYHKCPNIIELYFNMAFGEGVFLPYLCEKQRSNPHRAMEELSSYGDAPSYASSPFSQESSRKLHPAFAPGPL